In a single window of the Desulfuromonas sp. TF genome:
- a CDS encoding ABC transporter substrate-binding protein produces the protein MHRPYPATVLLAVALLWIGIDPAVAAAQMEHRHARTSQVAVLLDLQGAQASLGRPAMNGFVLGLQQGHEDGSIPFYALIDTQSDPAATESAASHIASSVSLAAGFTDNDSVLIAGPFFQRSRVPFLSIGATDPALPEMVGDYIFLTPFGDNTQAAAAAEFGLSEFGSSAAILWDSTSQYTRTLPRYFRTRFVELGGTVLLDASYDGGCDITALGRQVAGLPQQPSFVYLAGLPDCVGDVVASLRAAGVTEPIVGGDGLDTTDLLVGDPGPTDDVWFTTHVWLSEQTGTPEAKEFMAAYRAAYGSAPNNAFAALGYDAARLLLDVLGRSRNKNEFFRTLENTEGFKGVTGTISFSSESHVPLKTVWVIAVQDGEKSLADAFVPDSIPPPILDNP, from the coding sequence ATGCATCGCCCTTACCCTGCAACCGTGCTTCTGGCTGTTGCGCTTCTCTGGATCGGGATCGATCCGGCCGTCGCTGCCGCCCAGATGGAACATCGTCACGCGCGGACATCCCAAGTCGCCGTTTTGCTTGACCTTCAGGGAGCCCAGGCGAGCCTCGGCCGCCCGGCCATGAACGGTTTCGTCCTCGGACTCCAGCAGGGGCACGAGGACGGATCCATCCCCTTCTACGCTCTCATCGATACGCAATCGGATCCCGCAGCCACCGAATCAGCCGCCTCGCACATCGCCTCGAGCGTGTCGCTCGCTGCAGGCTTCACGGACAACGACTCCGTCCTGATAGCGGGCCCCTTCTTCCAGCGTTCGAGGGTGCCGTTCCTGTCCATTGGAGCGACCGATCCCGCGCTTCCGGAGATGGTCGGGGACTACATCTTTCTGACTCCCTTCGGCGACAACACGCAGGCGGCGGCTGCCGCGGAGTTCGGCCTGTCGGAGTTCGGAAGCTCAGCGGCGATCCTTTGGGATTCCACCTCTCAGTACACGCGAACCCTGCCCCGCTATTTCCGTACGCGATTCGTGGAGCTCGGCGGCACCGTGCTCCTGGACGCCTCCTACGACGGCGGATGTGACATCACCGCTCTGGGCCGGCAGGTGGCAGGGCTTCCACAGCAGCCGTCGTTCGTCTACCTCGCCGGACTTCCCGACTGCGTCGGCGACGTGGTGGCCTCGCTCCGGGCCGCCGGGGTTACGGAGCCCATCGTCGGCGGCGATGGCCTGGATACGACCGATCTCCTCGTGGGGGACCCGGGGCCTACCGACGATGTCTGGTTCACGACCCACGTTTGGCTCTCGGAGCAGACCGGCACGCCCGAGGCGAAGGAGTTCATGGCCGCGTATCGCGCTGCCTACGGCAGCGCACCCAATAATGCCTTCGCCGCTCTCGGCTACGACGCCGCCCGGCTCCTGCTGGACGTTCTGGGGCGCTCCCGGAACAAGAACGAATTCTTCCGCACCCTGGAGAACACCGAGGGGTTCAAGGGCGTTACCGGGACGATCTCGTTCAGCTCCGAAAGCCACGTCCCGTTGAAGACGGTTTGGGTCATCGCCGTGCAGGACGGAGAGAAGAGCCTTGCGGATGCCTTCGTCCCGGACTCGATCCCCCCACCGATCCTGGACAACCCCTGA
- a CDS encoding SCO family protein — MDFFSAYPGSRKKVAFLATLALLLTFSETAAGQSADHEKHGAGHSEEPAQVHVHPETSAQPEAEVGLEEHLGARIPLDLVFRDEAGQPVTLAELVTMPTVIAPVYYDCPNVCSFLQAGMARSLPEVKLKAGEDFRVLSISFDETETPEKARRSKAIYMDAMRKQFPAGAWNFLTGDLESIRELLDAAGYRFKRQGEDFLHPVVLFVVDKEGRIVRYLHGTNVLPMDLTLALVEASEGRIGPTIRRVAQFCFSYDPENKRYVFNLFRVSATVILITAGTFLAFLIWTGRKKSDLSR, encoded by the coding sequence ATGGATTTCTTTTCCGCATATCCCGGGAGTCGGAAGAAGGTCGCATTTCTTGCAACCCTCGCCCTTTTGCTGACTTTCTCGGAAACCGCCGCCGGACAAAGCGCCGATCATGAGAAGCATGGAGCGGGGCATTCTGAAGAGCCCGCGCAAGTCCACGTCCATCCCGAGACTTCGGCGCAGCCGGAGGCCGAGGTCGGGCTGGAGGAGCATCTCGGAGCGCGCATTCCCCTGGATCTTGTTTTCAGGGACGAGGCGGGGCAGCCAGTTACCCTCGCAGAGCTGGTCACCATGCCGACCGTCATCGCCCCGGTCTATTACGACTGCCCCAACGTCTGCAGCTTTCTGCAGGCCGGAATGGCGCGGAGCCTGCCGGAGGTGAAACTGAAGGCCGGTGAGGATTTTCGGGTCCTTTCGATCAGCTTCGACGAGACGGAAACACCCGAGAAGGCGAGGCGCAGCAAGGCGATTTACATGGACGCCATGCGCAAGCAGTTTCCGGCCGGAGCCTGGAACTTCCTGACCGGGGACCTCGAGTCCATCCGTGAGCTTCTCGATGCGGCCGGCTACCGTTTCAAGAGACAAGGGGAAGACTTCCTCCACCCCGTCGTCCTGTTCGTAGTCGACAAGGAAGGCCGGATCGTGCGCTACCTGCACGGCACCAACGTCCTGCCGATGGATCTCACCCTGGCCTTGGTGGAGGCCTCCGAGGGACGGATCGGGCCGACCATCCGAAGGGTGGCGCAATTCTGCTTCAGCTATGATCCCGAGAACAAGCGATACGTATTCAACCTTTTCCGGGTGTCGGCAACGGTAATACTGATCACCGCCGGCACGTTTCTGGCTTTTCTGATCTGGACCGGACGCAAGAAGTCCGATCTTTCGAGGTAA
- a CDS encoding cbb3-type cytochrome c oxidase subunit I: MAANDSTTIDRGFLAPTGNGLFGWIFSTDHKRIGLLYMYAVLTFFIVGAALGVTIRLELMAPGETIVSAQTYNALFTLHGVIMVFLFIIPGVPGIFGNLFLPLHLGANDVAFPRLNLLSWWLYIIGACMALGSLFSGGGPPDTGWTFYVPFSVQTTTNVSLAAFAVFVLGFSSILTGLNFITTVHRLRAPGVTWGRVTLFVWSLYATAWVQLLATPILAITVSLVVLERILGAGLFDPSKGGDPIMFQHLFWIYSHPAVYIMVLPGMGIISEIIPAFARKPIFGYWAVAFSSLGIAAAGSLVWGHHMFVSGMSDMAILVFSLLTFIVAIPSAVKVFNWVATLYKGSISLEPPMLYALSFIFLFSLGGLTGLILGSAATDVHVHDTHFVVGHFHYVMFGGTGFAFFGAMHYWFPKIFGRMYNKKIATIAWALMFAGFNILYFSMKILGLRGMPRRYYDYLPEYADLNMIATIGSWILAAGLVLMFVNIIRGSRSGLLAGDNPWGSLTLEWTLSSPPPAENFPDDLVVDRGPYDYDARDYKAQEG, encoded by the coding sequence ATGGCAGCAAACGATTCGACCACCATCGACCGGGGTTTTCTCGCACCCACCGGCAACGGCCTCTTCGGCTGGATCTTCTCCACCGACCATAAGCGCATCGGCCTGCTCTACATGTACGCGGTGCTCACCTTTTTCATCGTGGGAGCGGCGCTCGGTGTCACCATCCGCCTGGAGCTGATGGCGCCGGGGGAGACGATCGTCTCGGCCCAGACCTATAACGCCCTGTTCACCCTGCATGGGGTGATCATGGTCTTTCTCTTCATCATACCGGGCGTTCCGGGAATTTTCGGAAATCTTTTCCTCCCCCTTCATCTCGGCGCCAACGATGTCGCCTTTCCCCGCCTCAATCTCCTTTCCTGGTGGCTTTACATCATCGGGGCCTGCATGGCCCTGGGCTCCCTCTTCAGCGGCGGCGGCCCCCCCGACACCGGTTGGACCTTCTATGTTCCCTTCAGCGTCCAGACCACCACGAACGTGTCGTTGGCAGCCTTCGCTGTCTTTGTCCTCGGCTTTTCCTCGATCCTGACCGGCCTCAACTTCATCACCACCGTTCACCGGCTGCGGGCGCCGGGAGTCACCTGGGGCCGGGTGACCCTTTTCGTCTGGTCGCTTTACGCCACCGCATGGGTTCAGCTCCTGGCGACACCGATCCTCGCCATCACCGTGTCGCTGGTCGTTCTCGAACGGATTCTGGGGGCCGGCCTCTTCGATCCCTCCAAGGGGGGGGATCCGATCATGTTTCAGCACCTGTTCTGGATCTACTCCCATCCCGCCGTCTATATCATGGTTCTGCCCGGCATGGGAATCATCTCCGAAATCATTCCGGCCTTCGCCCGCAAGCCGATCTTCGGCTACTGGGCCGTTGCCTTTTCGAGCCTCGGAATCGCCGCTGCGGGCTCCCTGGTCTGGGGGCACCACATGTTCGTCAGCGGGATGAGCGACATGGCCATTCTGGTCTTCTCGCTCCTCACCTTCATCGTCGCCATTCCTTCGGCGGTCAAGGTCTTCAACTGGGTGGCTACCCTCTACAAGGGGTCGATCTCCCTCGAGCCGCCGATGCTGTACGCCCTCAGCTTCATCTTTCTCTTTTCCCTGGGCGGACTGACCGGACTGATCCTCGGCTCGGCGGCCACCGACGTCCATGTTCACGACACCCATTTCGTCGTCGGTCACTTTCACTACGTGATGTTCGGCGGCACCGGTTTCGCCTTTTTCGGCGCGATGCATTACTGGTTTCCCAAGATCTTCGGCCGGATGTACAACAAAAAAATAGCCACCATCGCCTGGGCCCTCATGTTCGCCGGCTTCAATATCCTCTACTTTTCCATGAAAATTCTCGGCCTGCGGGGCATGCCTCGACGCTATTACGATTATCTGCCCGAGTATGCCGATCTCAACATGATCGCCACTATCGGCTCCTGGATTCTCGCTGCCGGCCTGGTGCTGATGTTCGTCAACATCATCCGCGGCTCCCGTTCCGGCCTGCTGGCGGGAGACAACCCATGGGGAAGCCTCACCCTGGAGTGGACCCTTTCCTCGCCGCCTCCGGCTGAAAACTTCCCCGACGACCTGGTGGTCGACCGGGGACCCTACGATTACGATGCCAGG